The Henckelia pumila isolate YLH828 chromosome 2, ASM3356847v2, whole genome shotgun sequence genome includes a window with the following:
- the LOC140878310 gene encoding uncharacterized protein: protein MHAPVSINHSAVLLLKVGKRSILGDFLHNPTAKELWESLEKKYKTEDAGTKKFVVGKFLEFKMVDAKTVISQVQEFQIILHDIMAEGMMISESFQVAALIEKLPPLWKEFKNYLKHKRKEMGLEDLIVRLRIEEDNRKAEIKAGKMPMEAKANLVEPNAMKKRKKFGKDVMQGKNKKWKGTCWNCGKSNHKAKDCRLPKKDNQYRANVVLHKSVPIDLSEIDLSAVIFEANMVDHPKMVYRHWSYTTCLC from the exons ATGCATGCTCCAGTGTCGATAAACCATTCTGCAGTGCTGCTGCTCAAAGTTGGAAagcgttctatcttgggagaCTTTTTGCACAATCCC ACTGCTAAGGAACTGTGGGAATCCTTAGAGAAAAAGTACAAGACAGAGGATGCTGGCACGAAGAAGTTCGTAGTCGGTAAGTTTCTCGAGTTTAAAATGGTTGATGCCAAGACGGTGATTAGCCAAGTGCAAGAGTTCCAAATCATCCTACATGACATAATGGCTGAAGGGATGATGATCAGCGAGTCCTTCCAAGTGGCTGCATTAATCGAGAAATTGCCACCTTTATGGAAGGAGTTTAAGAATTATTTGAAGCACAAACGCAAGGAAATGGGGCTCGAAGACTTGATTGTCAGACTGCGAATTGAAGAAGACAATCGAAAAGCGGAAATCAAAGCTGGTAAGATGCCGATGGAAGCAAAGGCAAACTTGGTAGAGCCGAATGCTATGAAGAAAAGGAAGAAGTTTGGGAAAGATGTGATGCAAGGGAAAAATAAGAAGTGGAAAGGCACATGTTGGAACTGTGGAAAGTCGAACCACAAAGCCAAGGATTGTCGCTTACCGAAGAAGGACAATCAATACCGGGCAAATGTGGTCCTACACAAATCTGTGCCTATTGATTTGTCCGAGATAGATTTGTCAGCAGTAATCTTTGAGGCTAACATGGTTGATCATCCCAAAATGGTTTATCGACACTGGAGCTACACGACATGTCTGTGCTGA